A genomic window from Sulfurospirillum diekertiae includes:
- the htpG gene encoding molecular chaperone HtpG, with product MSKHQFQTEVTQLLDLMIHSLYSNKEIFLRELVSNASDALDKLSYLTLTDEKYKALSYIPRIDIAINKEAKTLTISDSGIGMNQEELVENLGTIAKSGTKSFLANLSGDKKKDSSLIGQFGVGFYSAFMVANKIEVVSRKAGEDKAYMWSSMAGADYEITEIAKESHGTSITLYLKDDEDEFLEFYRIQEVIKKYSNHIQFPIFMDKEVKEYDDEGKEKSTEIKNEQINKASALWTVAKSQIKPEEYKDFYKQISHDSSDPLLWSHTKAEGTFEYTTLFYIPSTPPMDLFRMDYKPGVKLYVKRVFITDDEKELLPTYLRFVKGIIDAEDLPLNVSREILQQNRILETIKKASVKKILSELKSLKEKDVEKYLEFYKNFGRVIKEGLYNDWDNKEALLDLVLFKSSKRDGLVSLKEYKESMKEDQKSIYYITGENERILRNSPLIEQFKAKDIEVLLLDEEVDAIVFPMVGEYDKTPIKPVNNSDIDEEIKEDKAKVEEDEKTYKEILVKMKEILKDDAKDVKISSRLSDSPSCLVYDKNDPDFQMQQMLKQMGQDNLPTVKPILEINPEHEIFKKLSSKSDLLELNDVAFLLLDQAKLQEGMKIEDTAAFAKRLNKFIAKAL from the coding sequence ATGTCAAAACATCAATTTCAAACCGAAGTCACTCAGCTTTTAGACCTGATGATTCACTCCCTCTACTCCAACAAAGAGATTTTTTTACGTGAGCTTGTTTCCAATGCTTCCGATGCACTTGATAAACTGAGTTACCTCACATTAACGGATGAAAAATATAAAGCACTTTCCTACATACCACGCATTGATATTGCGATCAATAAAGAAGCTAAAACACTCACCATCAGCGATAGTGGTATCGGTATGAACCAAGAAGAGTTGGTCGAAAATCTTGGTACCATTGCGAAAAGTGGAACCAAATCCTTTTTAGCAAATCTCAGCGGTGACAAAAAGAAAGACTCAAGTCTCATTGGTCAATTTGGTGTTGGTTTTTACTCCGCGTTTATGGTTGCCAACAAAATTGAAGTGGTAAGCCGCAAAGCAGGTGAAGACAAAGCGTACATGTGGAGTTCTATGGCAGGCGCGGATTACGAAATCACCGAAATTGCTAAAGAGAGTCATGGAACATCCATTACCCTTTACCTTAAAGACGATGAAGATGAATTTTTAGAGTTTTACCGCATTCAAGAGGTCATCAAAAAATACTCCAACCACATTCAATTCCCTATTTTTATGGACAAAGAAGTCAAAGAGTATGACGACGAAGGCAAAGAAAAAAGCACCGAGATCAAAAACGAGCAAATCAACAAAGCCAGTGCGCTTTGGACAGTAGCCAAAAGCCAAATCAAGCCCGAAGAGTATAAAGATTTTTACAAACAAATCTCTCACGATAGTAGCGATCCATTGTTATGGAGTCATACCAAAGCAGAAGGTACGTTTGAGTATACCACTCTCTTCTACATTCCTTCAACACCGCCAATGGATCTGTTTAGAATGGACTACAAGCCAGGTGTTAAACTCTACGTTAAACGCGTGTTTATTACCGATGATGAGAAAGAGTTGCTGCCAACTTACCTTCGTTTTGTCAAAGGTATCATCGATGCGGAAGACCTACCACTTAACGTAAGCCGTGAGATTTTACAACAAAACAGAATCCTAGAAACCATCAAAAAAGCTTCCGTGAAAAAAATCTTGAGCGAACTTAAATCACTCAAAGAAAAAGATGTAGAAAAATACCTTGAGTTTTACAAAAACTTTGGTCGTGTCATCAAAGAAGGCTTGTACAACGACTGGGACAATAAAGAAGCACTTTTAGACCTCGTACTGTTCAAATCTTCAAAACGCGATGGACTTGTCAGCCTTAAAGAGTACAAAGAGAGTATGAAAGAGGATCAAAAAAGCATCTACTACATCACAGGCGAAAACGAGAGAATCCTTCGCAATTCCCCGCTCATTGAGCAATTTAAAGCCAAAGATATTGAAGTCTTGTTGCTCGATGAAGAAGTGGATGCCATCGTCTTCCCAATGGTAGGCGAATACGATAAAACTCCAATCAAACCTGTCAATAACTCCGACATCGATGAAGAGATCAAAGAAGACAAAGCCAAAGTCGAAGAAGATGAAAAAACCTATAAAGAGATTTTGGTTAAGATGAAAGAAATCCTCAAAGACGATGCGAAAGATGTCAAAATCTCCAGCCGTTTGAGTGACTCTCCATCATGCCTTGTGTACGATAAAAACGACCCCGATTTCCAAATGCAACAGATGCTCAAACAGATGGGACAAGACAATCTCCCAACCGTTAAACCTATCTTAGAGATCAACCCTGAGCATGAAATTTTCAAAAAACTTAGCAGCAAATCTGATCTTTTAGAACTCAACGATGTGGCTTTCTTACTTCTAGATCAAGCCAAACTTCAAGAGGGAATGAAGATCGAAGATACCGCTGCTTTTGCAAAACGTTTAAATAAATTTATCGCTAAAGCACTTTAA
- the rraA gene encoding ribonuclease E activity regulator RraA, translated as MKFYTADLCDKFPEYTQVLEPIMKSYGGAKRMMGQIVTVKLSGSNKTLIELLKSEGYGQIAVVDVDANYTAVVGDNLMKFAYENNWAGIVINGYVRDTKNTKEIDVGLFALGTCPKKTMEVCEGFLHVTVNFGGISFNEGDYLYADRDGIIVSSLPLEM; from the coding sequence ATGAAATTTTACACGGCAGATCTTTGCGATAAGTTTCCAGAATACACCCAAGTGCTTGAACCTATTATGAAATCGTACGGTGGCGCTAAGCGTATGATGGGGCAAATTGTTACGGTCAAACTTTCAGGCAGTAACAAAACACTCATTGAACTACTTAAAAGCGAAGGTTATGGCCAAATCGCTGTGGTAGATGTTGATGCAAACTATACAGCCGTTGTCGGGGACAACCTCATGAAATTTGCTTATGAAAATAATTGGGCTGGAATTGTGATCAACGGTTATGTACGTGATACTAAAAATACCAAAGAAATTGACGTAGGACTTTTTGCCCTCGGAACTTGTCCCAAAAAGACGATGGAAGTATGTGAGGGATTTTTACATGTAACGGTAAATTTTGGAGGAATTAGCTTTAACGAAGGCGATTATCTTTATGCAGATCGTGATGGTATTATTGTGAGTTCTCTGCCTTTGGAGATGTAA
- the purC gene encoding phosphoribosylaminoimidazolesuccinocarboxamide synthase, which produces MNKGEMLYEGKGKKLFLTDDENLLISEFKDDLTAFNAEKRGNEAGKGALNCKISTQLFHLLEKHGIKTHLVKTLNDTEQLIKRVKIIPIEVVVRNIATGSLAKRLAIKDGTVLPFTLVEFYYKDDALGDPIINDEHCLLLNLVKSESDLEELKRLGREINSIMKSFFAERKLKLVDFKVEFGVDKDGNILLSDEISPDSCRFWDMDTNEKLDKDRFRQGIGDVKVAYEEVLKRILSH; this is translated from the coding sequence GTGAACAAAGGTGAAATGTTATACGAAGGTAAAGGTAAAAAACTTTTTTTAACAGATGATGAGAATCTTTTAATTTCAGAGTTTAAAGATGATTTGACAGCATTTAATGCAGAAAAAAGAGGCAATGAAGCAGGAAAAGGCGCACTGAATTGTAAAATTAGTACACAACTATTTCACCTTCTTGAAAAACACGGTATTAAAACACATTTGGTCAAAACACTTAATGATACAGAGCAACTGATTAAAAGAGTTAAAATTATTCCTATTGAAGTCGTTGTTAGAAATATAGCAACAGGCTCTTTGGCAAAACGTCTTGCGATTAAAGATGGTACGGTTCTTCCTTTTACACTCGTAGAATTTTATTATAAAGATGATGCTCTTGGTGACCCTATCATCAATGATGAGCACTGCTTACTTCTTAATTTGGTTAAAAGTGAATCAGACCTTGAAGAGCTCAAACGTCTTGGTCGCGAAATCAACTCTATTATGAAAAGCTTTTTTGCTGAGCGTAAACTCAAACTCGTTGACTTTAAAGTTGAATTTGGTGTTGATAAAGACGGTAATATCCTTCTTTCTGATGAAATTAGCCCTGATAGCTGCCGTTTTTGGGATATGGATACTAATGAAAAGCTTGATAAAGACAGATTTAGACAAGGGATAGGTGATGTAAAAGTTGCTTACGAAGAGGTCTTAAAACGTATCTTGTCGCACTAA
- a CDS encoding pentapeptide repeat-containing protein, which yields MKRVAEYLETSPVIRVWVRLNQSATILALVVAIGAFSVAYVKFNEDRIKADEDRISKAWDTVTKMAGKGSNGGQVNAIQILVKNGISLDKIDLRNTYLVGANLKGVSMRAANLSGANLTGANLQGANLSGANLDGVKLYNSNLGGVMFDEASLTSARLSFAKVDIAVILAKSLKNTDMTGVTFVLEDTEGNNDLSLFNDTIAESPNADRRQWKIDQSCANSKFAKPQDQLLPIKLPVHPCNYSANYQNIQNKVYEYSGY from the coding sequence ATGAAGCGAGTAGCAGAGTATTTAGAAACATCGCCAGTCATACGGGTTTGGGTTCGACTGAATCAGTCTGCAACTATTCTTGCGCTCGTTGTTGCTATTGGGGCCTTTTCTGTTGCATACGTTAAATTCAATGAAGACAGAATAAAAGCTGATGAAGATCGAATATCAAAGGCATGGGATACGGTTACAAAAATGGCAGGGAAAGGGAGTAATGGAGGTCAAGTCAATGCCATTCAGATCTTGGTGAAGAATGGTATTTCGCTTGACAAAATTGATTTGAGAAACACATATCTTGTTGGAGCGAATTTGAAGGGCGTTTCAATGCGTGCTGCCAACCTTAGTGGCGCTAACCTCACTGGTGCAAATCTTCAGGGTGCAAATCTTTCCGGCGCAAATCTGGATGGAGTCAAACTCTACAACAGTAATCTTGGCGGTGTCATGTTTGATGAAGCGAGTCTTACATCGGCTCGCTTGTCATTTGCCAAGGTAGATATTGCAGTCATTCTTGCGAAATCTCTCAAAAATACCGATATGACAGGTGTGACATTTGTTCTCGAGGATACCGAAGGTAACAATGACTTGAGCCTCTTCAATGACACGATTGCTGAATCTCCGAACGCTGACAGACGGCAGTGGAAAATTGACCAGTCTTGTGCTAATTCGAAGTTCGCAAAACCACAAGATCAACTGCTTCCAATCAAGCTACCAGTGCACCCCTGTAACTACAGTGCCAATTACCAGAACATTCAAAACAAGGTCTATGAGTATTCTGGCTACTAG
- a CDS encoding ATP-dependent Clp protease ATP-binding subunit — MDSLFEQLTNQMREAIESAISLALHSKNSEATPLHVTWGLITNSASILNQVFNKMNIDKSAIELEVKSEVQKLPTASHVTKESISISRSLVETLQKAEGLMKKKGDSYLSVDTWLLANIDSDPLKKILGKYLDLLQFKKNLEALRGGKKIDKQSSDENLESLDKYGINLTKLAAEGKLNPVIGRDEEIHRMMQILIRKTKNNPILIGEPGTGKTAIAEGLALKISHNDVPLSLQNKSVIALDMSALIAGAKYRGEFEDRLKAVIDEVKKSGNIILFIDEIHTIVGAGASEGSMDAANILKPALARGELHTIGATTLKEYRKYFEKDVALQRRFQPVTVNEPSINEALQILRGIKESLEAHHHVTIMDSALVAAAKLSSRYISDRYLPDKAIDLIDEAAAELKMQIESEPTELSRIKRLISTLMVEKEALLMEKNKKNEERIGMIEKELGDAKEKRNALEVQFETEKNVFNDIASIKTKSEALRREAENAKKNSDFNKAAEIEYGKLPELLKQEEELKARWEKMVESGTLLKNSVDEEMIATIVSKWTGIPVNKMLQGEKAKVLAVEEHLKKEVVGQDAAIHAIGRAIKRNKAGLSEQNKPIGSFLFLGPTGVGKTQSAKALANFLFDTTKALIRFDMSEYMEKHSVSRLVGAPPGYVGYDEGGQLTEAVRRKPYSVVLFDEIEKAHPDVFNILLQVLDEGRLTDNKGITVDFKNTIIILTSNIASDKIMAYEGEKRTEEVMKELRTHFKPEFLNRLDDIIIFNPLTEDGLREIVTIMFKDIETKLAAKEIKAELTVAAKALIAEAGFDPVYGARPLKRALYELVEDKLAELILEEKLHEGENIVIDAKNGEIVIQQH, encoded by the coding sequence ATGGACTCACTTTTTGAACAACTCACCAATCAAATGCGAGAAGCAATCGAGAGTGCTATTAGCCTTGCACTGCATTCAAAAAATTCTGAAGCAACCCCTTTACATGTAACGTGGGGGCTCATTACGAATTCAGCTTCTATTCTCAATCAGGTTTTCAATAAAATGAATATTGATAAGAGTGCTATAGAGCTTGAAGTAAAGAGCGAAGTTCAAAAACTTCCAACAGCATCTCATGTAACAAAGGAAAGCATCTCAATTTCTCGCAGCCTTGTTGAAACATTACAAAAAGCCGAAGGTTTAATGAAAAAAAAAGGCGACAGCTATCTTTCAGTGGATACATGGTTACTTGCAAACATCGACAGTGATCCACTCAAAAAGATTTTAGGAAAATATCTTGATCTTTTACAGTTTAAGAAAAATCTTGAAGCACTGCGTGGTGGTAAAAAGATTGACAAACAAAGCAGCGATGAAAATTTGGAATCGCTTGATAAATATGGTATTAATTTAACAAAACTTGCCGCTGAGGGCAAACTCAATCCTGTGATTGGGCGTGATGAAGAGATCCATCGAATGATGCAAATTTTAATTCGTAAAACCAAAAATAACCCAATTTTAATTGGGGAACCAGGAACGGGTAAAACAGCGATTGCAGAAGGGTTGGCACTAAAAATTTCGCATAACGATGTGCCTCTTAGTCTTCAAAATAAAAGCGTGATTGCTTTAGATATGAGCGCGCTCATTGCAGGTGCAAAGTACCGTGGTGAGTTTGAAGACAGACTTAAAGCGGTTATTGATGAAGTGAAGAAAAGCGGCAATATCATTTTATTTATCGATGAGATTCATACGATTGTGGGAGCAGGGGCGAGTGAAGGCAGTATGGATGCTGCCAATATTTTAAAACCAGCTCTAGCGCGTGGTGAGCTTCATACGATTGGTGCTACGACACTCAAAGAGTACCGTAAATATTTTGAAAAAGATGTGGCTTTGCAACGTCGTTTTCAACCTGTTACGGTCAATGAACCTAGCATTAACGAAGCACTTCAAATTTTACGGGGTATTAAAGAGAGTCTTGAAGCGCACCATCACGTCACGATTATGGACTCAGCGCTTGTGGCGGCGGCAAAGCTTAGTTCTCGTTACATTAGCGACCGTTATTTACCGGATAAAGCAATTGATCTTATTGATGAAGCAGCCGCAGAGCTTAAAATGCAAATTGAGAGTGAACCCACGGAATTGAGTCGTATTAAACGTCTGATAAGCACATTGATGGTTGAAAAAGAAGCGCTTTTGATGGAAAAAAATAAAAAGAATGAAGAACGCATTGGGATGATTGAAAAAGAGCTAGGCGATGCCAAAGAAAAACGCAATGCGCTTGAAGTTCAATTTGAAACGGAAAAAAATGTCTTTAATGATATTGCTTCCATTAAAACAAAATCCGAAGCATTGCGTCGTGAAGCCGAAAATGCTAAAAAGAACAGCGATTTTAACAAAGCTGCTGAAATTGAGTATGGCAAATTGCCTGAGCTTCTTAAACAAGAAGAAGAACTAAAAGCTAGATGGGAAAAGATGGTGGAGAGCGGCACACTTTTGAAAAACAGTGTGGATGAAGAGATGATCGCAACCATTGTGAGCAAATGGACAGGCATTCCGGTGAACAAAATGCTCCAAGGCGAAAAAGCCAAAGTGTTAGCGGTGGAAGAACATCTTAAAAAAGAGGTTGTCGGACAAGATGCGGCCATTCATGCAATCGGTCGAGCAATTAAGCGTAACAAAGCGGGGCTCAGTGAGCAAAATAAACCCATCGGTAGCTTCCTCTTTTTAGGACCAACGGGTGTGGGTAAGACGCAAAGTGCTAAAGCGCTTGCTAACTTTTTGTTCGATACGACAAAAGCATTGATTCGTTTTGATATGAGCGAATACATGGAAAAACATTCTGTCAGTCGTTTGGTCGGTGCGCCTCCAGGCTATGTTGGGTACGACGAAGGTGGACAACTCACCGAAGCGGTGCGTCGAAAACCATACAGTGTTGTGCTGTTTGATGAAATTGAAAAAGCACATCCTGATGTCTTTAATATTTTGCTCCAAGTACTGGATGAAGGTCGTTTGACGGACAATAAAGGCATTACGGTTGATTTTAAAAACACGATTATCATACTCACGTCTAACATTGCTAGCGATAAAATCATGGCATATGAGGGCGAAAAACGTACCGAAGAGGTCATGAAGGAGCTTCGTACACACTTTAAACCTGAGTTTTTGAACCGTTTGGATGACATTATTATCTTCAATCCTTTAACCGAAGATGGATTACGTGAGATCGTAACTATTATGTTCAAAGACATTGAAACCAAACTGGCTGCCAAAGAGATTAAAGCAGAACTTACCGTTGCGGCAAAAGCTTTGATAGCAGAAGCAGGGTTTGATCCTGTGTATGGTGCACGTCCACTTAAACGTGCTCTGTATGAACTCGTGGAAGATAAACTGGCGGAACTGATTTTGGAAGAGAAGTTGCACGAGGGCGAAAACATCGTCATTGATGCAAAAAATGGTGAAATCGTTATCCAACAACACTAA
- the purQ gene encoding phosphoribosylformylglycinamidine synthase subunit PurQ, translated as MLVAVAVFPGTNCEIDTKYAFEKLGQKVVLVFHKEEKLPEGTDLVVLPGGFSYGDYLRSAAIAKFSPIMKAVIEFANHGGKVLGICNGFQMLVEARLLPGAMKRNENVHFISQFHHLKVVNNDNTFLRQCKIGELLNIPIAHGEGSFYIDEAGLKELYDNHQVLLTYCDEKGNVQNPNGSVDSIAGICNKAKNVFGLMPHPERAIEQILGSDDGVKMLNGFIN; from the coding sequence ATGCTAGTTGCTGTCGCCGTATTTCCAGGAACAAACTGCGAAATCGATACTAAATATGCTTTTGAAAAACTGGGACAAAAGGTTGTCCTTGTTTTTCATAAAGAAGAGAAGCTACCAGAGGGAACCGATTTAGTCGTTCTTCCTGGTGGTTTTAGTTATGGAGATTACTTAAGAAGTGCTGCCATTGCTAAATTTTCTCCTATTATGAAAGCTGTTATTGAGTTTGCAAATCACGGCGGCAAAGTTCTTGGCATTTGCAATGGTTTTCAAATGCTTGTAGAAGCACGCTTGCTTCCAGGTGCTATGAAGCGTAATGAAAATGTTCATTTTATCTCACAGTTTCATCATCTCAAAGTGGTAAACAACGATAATACTTTTCTACGTCAATGCAAAATAGGTGAACTTTTAAATATTCCCATTGCTCATGGTGAAGGTAGCTTCTATATTGATGAAGCTGGACTCAAAGAACTTTATGATAACCACCAAGTTCTTCTTACCTATTGTGATGAAAAAGGAAATGTACAAAATCCAAATGGCTCTGTGGATTCCATTGCTGGTATTTGTAATAAAGCTAAAAATGTTTTTGGACTTATGCCTCATCCAGAGCGTGCGATTGAGCAGATACTTGGTTCTGACGATGGCGTCAAAATGCTTAATGGTTTTATAAATTAA
- the purS gene encoding phosphoribosylformylglycinamidine synthase subunit PurS, producing MKVIVNIQLKNGVLDPQGKAVHHALSSLKFDEVNDVRIGKQIILDIEQSDKASAEKRVKIMCEELLANTVIDDYTIEFPTC from the coding sequence ATGAAAGTTATTGTCAATATTCAACTCAAGAATGGCGTTTTAGATCCACAAGGTAAAGCAGTTCATCATGCACTCTCTTCTTTAAAATTTGATGAAGTAAATGATGTACGTATAGGAAAACAAATTATTCTTGATATTGAACAAAGTGATAAAGCAAGTGCTGAAAAGAGAGTCAAAATTATGTGTGAAGAGCTTTTAGCCAATACCGTTATTGATGACTATACGATTGAGTTTCCAACATGCTAG
- a CDS encoding S41 family peptidase, with protein MKHLPFATVGFFATFLGIATLFSSTLFAADNAEGEKSRLASLAKFTRVVATIEKYYVDDIKIDDIIKKSIEGLLTNLDAHSSYLDEKHFKDLKIQTDGEFGGLGITVGQKDGALTVIAPMEGTPADKAGVKAGDIILKINKQATLNMTIDEAVNIMRGKPGTGIELTLVREGESKPLTIAIVRDIIKIESVYSKTIENENILYVRVVNFDKNIVGDVQDALNKNKNTKGIILDLRNNPGGLLNQAVGLVDLFVDDGIIVSQKGRVESENAEYRATKAGSNTKTPLVVLVNGGSASASEIVSGSLQDHKRAIIIGEKTFGKGSVQAVLPVVDNEAIRLTIARYYLPSGRTIQAEGVIPDITVYPGDVPHKSNEQSLKEKDLKKHLESELKKVDDNKTAETKEKPKTKTKDQTKADKEIVSQENLFKDLQLKSAVDTIKVLSIKK; from the coding sequence ATGAAACACTTACCATTTGCTACCGTTGGCTTTTTTGCCACGTTTTTGGGTATTGCCACCCTGTTTTCTTCAACTCTCTTTGCGGCTGACAATGCTGAAGGCGAAAAAAGTCGTCTTGCCTCTTTAGCAAAGTTTACACGCGTTGTAGCGACGATTGAAAAATATTATGTTGATGACATCAAAATTGATGACATTATTAAAAAGTCTATTGAAGGGCTTTTAACCAACCTTGATGCGCACTCCTCTTACCTCGATGAAAAACATTTTAAAGACCTTAAAATCCAAACCGATGGCGAATTTGGTGGACTTGGAATCACCGTGGGTCAAAAAGATGGTGCACTGACCGTTATTGCCCCAATGGAAGGCACACCTGCAGATAAAGCTGGTGTAAAAGCGGGGGATATCATCCTCAAAATCAATAAACAAGCAACCCTCAATATGACCATTGATGAAGCCGTCAATATTATGCGTGGTAAACCCGGTACGGGCATTGAGCTTACATTAGTACGTGAAGGTGAGAGCAAACCTCTTACAATTGCTATTGTTCGTGACATCATTAAAATCGAATCAGTCTATTCTAAAACAATTGAAAATGAAAATATTCTCTATGTACGTGTTGTAAACTTTGACAAAAATATTGTAGGTGACGTACAAGACGCCTTGAATAAAAACAAAAACACTAAAGGTATTATTCTTGATCTTAGAAACAATCCTGGCGGACTTTTAAATCAGGCCGTAGGTCTTGTAGATCTTTTTGTTGATGACGGAATTATTGTTTCACAAAAAGGTCGTGTAGAATCAGAAAATGCAGAGTATCGCGCTACCAAAGCAGGTAGCAATACCAAAACTCCTCTTGTCGTTCTCGTCAACGGCGGTAGTGCCAGTGCGAGTGAAATTGTAAGTGGATCCCTTCAAGATCATAAACGTGCCATCATCATTGGTGAAAAAACTTTTGGTAAAGGAAGTGTTCAAGCGGTTCTTCCTGTCGTTGATAATGAAGCAATTCGTTTAACCATTGCCCGTTACTACCTTCCAAGTGGTCGCACAATCCAAGCAGAAGGTGTTATTCCTGATATTACTGTTTATCCTGGTGATGTGCCGCATAAAAGTAATGAACAATCCCTTAAAGAGAAAGATCTTAAAAAACATTTAGAGAGTGAACTTAAAAAAGTAGATGATAATAAAACGGCAGAGACAAAAGAGAAACCAAAAACCAAAACAAAAGATCAAACGAAAGCAGATAAAGAGATCGTAAGTCAAGAAAATCTTTTCAAAGACCTACAACTAAAAAGTGCTGTTGATACGATCAAAGTACTTTCTATTAAAAAATAA
- a CDS encoding lysophospholipid acyltransferase family protein: MKILAKIRGFYVMIEFVITVLMIIILMYAFRNHTHAIRRTWGRLQTFLMGFSIKQIGEASPLTTLLVMNHQSLVDIVALETIYPKNLCWIAKKEIEDIPLFGHIIPAPRMISIDRSDKRSIIKMIKEGKERISEGRVLAMFPEGTRGHGDKLLKFQSGAKVLAEKLDLIVQPTIIVGARHILDSKSIDAHGGEVKVIYLDPINPKEDEQWFEKMYHAMEERLALELAS, translated from the coding sequence GTGAAAATATTAGCAAAAATTAGAGGCTTTTATGTGATGATAGAATTTGTCATCACCGTTCTTATGATCATTATTTTAATGTATGCTTTTCGTAACCATACACACGCAATAAGACGTACATGGGGACGATTACAAACCTTTTTAATGGGCTTTAGCATCAAACAAATAGGTGAAGCATCGCCGTTGACCACACTTTTAGTCATGAACCATCAAAGCCTTGTCGATATTGTCGCTCTTGAAACTATTTATCCTAAAAATCTTTGTTGGATTGCAAAAAAAGAGATTGAAGACATTCCCCTTTTTGGGCATATTATTCCTGCACCGCGTATGATTTCCATTGACCGTAGTGATAAACGCTCTATCATCAAAATGATTAAAGAGGGAAAAGAGCGCATCAGTGAAGGACGTGTTCTTGCCATGTTTCCTGAAGGTACACGTGGACATGGAGATAAACTTCTAAAGTTCCAAAGTGGCGCGAAAGTTTTGGCTGAAAAGTTAGACTTGATTGTACAGCCTACCATCATTGTGGGAGCTCGACATATTCTTGATTCCAAAAGCATTGATGCCCATGGTGGTGAGGTTAAAGTGATCTATCTTGACCCAATTAATCCTAAAGAAGATGAACAGTGGTTTGAGAAAATGTACCACGCAATGGAAGAGAGATTAGCTCTCGAATTGGCTTCTTAA
- a CDS encoding IS110 family transposase encodes MDNFIGLDISKSTVSVFIPQGELEIEIANTVKGFTQLCSKLKKRYKKEYDSLVFVYEPTSSYSSTLELFCAHKQIRVFKINPKASHNFAKALSIRHKTDKVDARMLCQAGMLAKEEEIHIPVVDVIVEQINDLMSYYQLLVKQRVQTSNHLEKLQHKESTTTLKKALEKEIFAFKQKEQHTINEIKRLIMENSMLALKYQSIQTIKGLGDIATIALIHLFLKYPNANQKQIISLSGLDPIERTSGVSVRGKTRISKAGNKLYRRALFMSTMVAIRFNEEMKCFYDRLKEKGKHTTVAQIAVMKKLIIIARALFHSNQGYSSEIYQAHCGIVAQKSNVA; translated from the coding sequence ATGGACAATTTTATCGGATTGGACATCTCTAAGTCAACCGTGAGTGTGTTTATACCCCAAGGTGAGCTAGAGATAGAAATAGCCAATACCGTTAAAGGCTTTACGCAGTTATGTTCCAAATTGAAAAAACGTTATAAAAAAGAATACGATTCCCTCGTGTTTGTTTATGAACCAACATCAAGTTATAGCAGTACTCTAGAACTCTTTTGTGCGCATAAGCAGATTCGAGTCTTTAAGATCAATCCAAAGGCTTCGCATAACTTTGCCAAAGCTCTATCCATTCGTCATAAAACCGATAAGGTAGATGCAAGAATGCTCTGCCAAGCAGGGATGTTGGCAAAAGAAGAAGAGATTCATATTCCTGTGGTTGATGTGATTGTAGAGCAAATCAATGACTTGATGAGTTACTATCAACTGTTGGTCAAACAAAGAGTTCAAACAAGCAATCACTTAGAAAAGTTGCAGCATAAAGAGAGTACTACAACTTTAAAAAAAGCCTTGGAAAAAGAGATTTTTGCCTTTAAGCAAAAAGAACAGCATACAATCAATGAAATAAAAAGACTGATCATGGAAAATAGTATGTTGGCTTTGAAATACCAAAGTATCCAAACCATTAAAGGACTTGGGGATATTGCAACTATTGCGTTAATCCATCTTTTTTTAAAATATCCCAATGCCAATCAAAAACAAATCATCTCTTTATCAGGACTTGACCCAATTGAGCGAACCTCTGGTGTATCCGTTCGAGGCAAAACACGCATCTCAAAAGCGGGTAATAAACTCTACAGGAGAGCTTTGTTTATGAGTACAATGGTAGCTATTCGTTTTAATGAAGAGATGAAATGCTTTTATGATAGGCTCAAAGAAAAAGGTAAACATACTACTGTGGCACAAATTGCTGTTATGAAAAAACTTATTATTATTGCTAGGGCACTCTTTCATTCCAATCAAGGTTATTCAAGTGAAATCTATCAGGCTCATTGTGGCATAGTGGCTCAAAAGAGCAATGTTGCTTAA